A window of Sphingobacterium sp. SRCM116780 contains these coding sequences:
- a CDS encoding glutamine--tRNA ligase/YqeY domain fusion protein, which translates to MINEEKSLNFIEEIIEDDLRNGTHDGRVLTRFPPEPNGYLHIGHAKSICLNFGLAQKYNGQTNLRFDDTNPVTEDTEYVESIKKDIQWLGFNWAQELYTSDYFDTLYQYAVTLIEKGLAYVDDSTAEEIAAAKGAPTEPGVPTPGRSRSIEENLTLFQEMKDGKYQDGEKVLRAKIDLANPNMHLRDPLLYRIKHAHHHRTGDKWCIYPMYDFAHGQSDSIEKITHSVCTLEFIPHRPLYDWCIEKLEIFPSKQYEFARLNMTYTVMSKRKLLQLVNDKFVASWDDPRMPTISGLRRRGYTPASIRIFCDKIGVAKRENMIDVSLLEFCIREDLNKTAWRRMAVLDPIKLVITNLPTDHVEELHGENNPEVEDGEGSRSIPFSNELWIERDDFMEDAPKKFFRLGPGLSVRLKNAYIVTCHDFVKDEHGNVTEVHCTYVPNSKSGEDTSGIKVKGTIHWVSVQHAKEAEIRLYDRLFNDENPAAAENFKESINPESLKIGKAFIEPDLLHAVPGKGYQFIRLGYFTLDTTSKPECLVFNRTVGLKDSWAKEVKKAQ; encoded by the coding sequence ATGATAAACGAGGAGAAATCATTAAATTTTATTGAAGAAATTATCGAAGACGATCTTCGTAATGGGACACATGATGGTCGTGTATTAACACGTTTCCCTCCCGAGCCAAACGGCTATCTTCACATTGGTCATGCTAAATCTATTTGTTTAAATTTCGGTTTAGCTCAAAAGTATAATGGCCAGACAAACTTACGTTTTGACGATACAAATCCGGTTACGGAAGATACAGAGTACGTTGAAAGTATAAAAAAAGACATCCAATGGTTGGGCTTTAACTGGGCTCAGGAATTATATACTTCTGATTATTTTGACACCTTATATCAGTATGCTGTTACGTTAATAGAAAAAGGCTTAGCGTATGTTGATGATAGTACCGCTGAAGAAATTGCAGCAGCAAAAGGTGCACCAACGGAGCCTGGAGTTCCGACTCCTGGTCGTAGTCGCAGCATCGAAGAGAATTTAACTCTTTTTCAAGAGATGAAAGATGGCAAATATCAAGATGGTGAAAAAGTATTGCGTGCTAAAATAGATCTAGCAAATCCGAATATGCATTTGCGTGATCCGTTATTATACCGCATCAAACATGCCCATCATCACCGTACTGGTGATAAATGGTGTATTTACCCGATGTATGATTTTGCTCATGGTCAATCTGATTCTATTGAAAAAATTACGCATTCTGTTTGTACATTAGAATTTATCCCACATCGTCCTTTATATGATTGGTGTATTGAGAAATTAGAAATTTTCCCTTCTAAGCAATACGAATTTGCTCGTTTAAACATGACTTATACGGTCATGAGTAAACGCAAATTACTTCAATTAGTCAATGACAAATTTGTAGCGAGTTGGGATGATCCACGTATGCCAACAATTTCTGGTTTACGAAGAAGAGGATATACACCAGCGAGTATTCGTATATTTTGTGATAAAATCGGAGTCGCTAAGCGTGAGAATATGATCGATGTCAGTCTTTTAGAATTCTGTATTCGTGAAGATTTAAACAAAACTGCTTGGAGAAGAATGGCGGTATTGGATCCGATCAAATTAGTGATCACCAATCTTCCTACCGATCATGTGGAAGAATTGCATGGTGAGAATAATCCAGAGGTTGAAGATGGTGAAGGATCACGCAGCATTCCTTTCTCAAATGAATTGTGGATAGAGCGTGATGATTTTATGGAAGATGCGCCTAAGAAGTTTTTCCGTTTAGGTCCAGGTCTTTCTGTACGTTTAAAAAATGCATATATCGTGACCTGCCATGATTTTGTTAAAGATGAGCATGGAAATGTGACGGAAGTACATTGTACCTATGTTCCAAATTCAAAATCTGGTGAAGATACTTCGGGTATCAAAGTAAAAGGTACTATACATTGGGTTTCTGTTCAACATGCCAAAGAAGCTGAAATCAGGTTATACGATCGTTTATTTAATGATGAAAATCCTGCAGCAGCAGAAAACTTTAAAGAATCGATCAATCCAGAAAGTTTAAAAATTGGTAAAGCATTCATAGAGCCTGATTTATTACATGCGGTACCAGGTAAAGGTTATCAATTTATTCGATTGGGATATTTTACGTTAGATACAACTTCAAAACCAGAGTGTTTGGTTTTTAATCGAACGGTCGGACTAAAAGACTCTTGGGCGAAAGAGGTTAAAAAAGCACAATAA
- a CDS encoding carbonic anhydrase — translation MENQDLKLGFEKILQGNRDWMDFVKEDKTGRFQQLAKGQNPEILWIGCADSRVPANEITGTKPGEVFVHRNIANVCVHSDMNMLSVLDYAVSVLKVKHIIVAGHYGCGGVAASLSRKQFGVIDNWLCHIKDVYRLHAAEIDAIDNQEKKEDRLVELNVIEQVFNLCTTSIVQNAWKSGQPLAVHGTVINIGTGSLEDLHTTFTNNETLGKVFAYK, via the coding sequence ATGGAAAATCAAGATTTAAAATTAGGGTTTGAGAAAATTTTGCAAGGAAATCGTGACTGGATGGATTTTGTTAAAGAGGACAAAACAGGTCGTTTTCAACAATTAGCAAAAGGTCAAAATCCTGAAATTTTATGGATAGGTTGTGCCGATAGCCGTGTTCCTGCAAATGAAATTACAGGAACTAAGCCTGGAGAAGTATTTGTCCACCGTAATATTGCGAATGTATGTGTTCATTCAGATATGAATATGTTAAGTGTGCTGGATTATGCTGTATCTGTTTTGAAGGTAAAACATATTATCGTAGCAGGACATTATGGATGCGGTGGTGTTGCAGCTTCATTAAGCCGTAAGCAATTTGGTGTTATTGACAACTGGTTATGTCACATTAAAGATGTTTATCGATTACATGCTGCGGAAATTGATGCCATTGACAACCAGGAGAAAAAAGAGGATCGGTTGGTTGAATTGAATGTCATCGAACAGGTTTTCAATCTTTGTACGACTTCAATTGTACAAAATGCATGGAAATCAGGTCAACCATTAGCTGTTCATGGTACAGTCATCAATATCGGTACAGGGTCTTTAGAAGATCTACATACAACTTTCACGAATAATGAGACATTAGGTAAAGTATTTGCCTACAAATAG
- a CDS encoding SulP family inorganic anion transporter, which produces MFGTRMSAFLKLSKRDLKYDVPASVVVFLVALPLCLGIAMASGAPLFAGLLTGVIGGVVVSSISKSPLSVSGPAAGLTVIVLGAIQSLGAYETFLLAVLLAGVIQLILGIAKAGMIGNYFPSSVIVGMLAAIGITIILKQIPLALGMTEPHAFEFDNGHGIAAFTDTLLSSVGLGAFIICILSLIVLIYWSKIPKLNSIPAPLIVVALGIGLTYAFNGTSLQLTDAQFVLVPIVNSFSEFTGLFTLPDFTQIVNKDVWIVAITIAIIASLETLLSIEAVDKIDPLKRNSPTNRELIAQGIGNMTSGLLGGLPMTSVIVRSSANVNAGGRTRQSAVLHGMWLLLAILLIPGILNLIPLSCLAAILLQTGYKLAKPALFTSMYKKGLDQFIPFFVTLVAIICTDLLMGVGVGIVVATFYILKANMQNAFKFDIEKHTEYDKAIITLAEEVSFLNKVPIQQKLYSLPKSVGLIVINGSQSKFIDKDVIEVIKDFEQNALNKGKRIELTDIVYKKK; this is translated from the coding sequence ATGTTTGGAACTCGTATGTCTGCTTTTCTTAAACTTTCGAAAAGAGACTTAAAATATGATGTACCTGCTAGTGTTGTGGTGTTTTTAGTAGCACTTCCACTATGTTTGGGTATTGCAATGGCCTCTGGTGCGCCATTGTTTGCAGGATTGTTAACAGGAGTCATCGGCGGGGTGGTCGTTTCTTCTATCAGTAAATCGCCTTTAAGTGTTAGTGGTCCCGCTGCTGGACTTACAGTAATTGTACTCGGTGCTATTCAGAGTCTTGGGGCTTATGAAACATTTTTATTAGCGGTGCTTCTAGCGGGTGTTATTCAGCTGATCTTAGGTATCGCTAAAGCAGGTATGATTGGTAATTATTTTCCATCTTCTGTTATTGTGGGTATGCTTGCCGCTATTGGTATTACCATTATATTAAAACAAATTCCGTTGGCGCTGGGGATGACTGAACCCCATGCATTCGAATTTGATAATGGCCATGGAATTGCTGCATTTACAGATACATTATTATCTTCTGTCGGTTTAGGTGCTTTTATTATTTGTATTCTTTCCTTGATCGTTTTAATCTACTGGTCCAAAATACCAAAATTAAACAGCATCCCTGCACCGCTAATTGTTGTTGCTTTAGGTATAGGTTTAACTTATGCTTTTAATGGTACAAGTCTGCAATTGACAGATGCTCAGTTTGTCCTGGTTCCGATTGTAAATTCTTTCTCCGAATTTACAGGATTATTTACGCTTCCCGATTTCACACAAATTGTCAATAAGGATGTTTGGATAGTCGCCATTACTATCGCGATCATTGCGAGTTTGGAAACTTTATTGAGTATTGAAGCAGTGGATAAAATAGATCCTTTGAAAAGAAACTCACCAACAAACAGAGAGCTAATCGCACAGGGTATTGGAAATATGACTAGTGGTCTTTTAGGTGGTTTACCGATGACATCTGTTATTGTACGTTCTTCTGCGAATGTAAATGCAGGTGGAAGAACTAGACAATCTGCTGTTCTTCATGGCATGTGGTTATTATTAGCCATCTTATTGATTCCTGGTATTTTGAATTTAATACCGCTATCGTGTTTAGCTGCAATTTTACTGCAAACGGGATATAAATTGGCTAAACCAGCTTTATTTACATCGATGTATAAAAAAGGATTGGATCAATTTATTCCATTCTTTGTTACTCTTGTGGCTATTATTTGTACGGATCTATTAATGGGAGTTGGTGTCGGTATCGTTGTGGCAACGTTCTATATTTTGAAAGCGAATATGCAAAACGCATTTAAATTCGACATCGAAAAACATACTGAATATGATAAAGCAATCATTACTTTAGCTGAAGAGGTTTCTTTTTTAAATAAGGTTCCTATTCAACAAAAGTTATATAGTCTCCCTAAGTCTGTTGGATTAATCGTTATTAATGGATCTCAAAGTAAATTCATTGATAAAGATGTGATTGAAGTCATTAAGGACTTTGAACAAAATGCCTTGAACAAAGGGAAACGAATCGAATTGACGGATATCGTTTACAAGAAAAAATAA
- a CDS encoding helicase HerA-like domain-containing protein, which yields MADKEQFIEKVKASYSPKGAFIYLGAGILNGEICADAKVNLALKMMNRHGLIAGATGTGKTRTLQLIAEQLSDAGVPVFMLDVKGDLSGLAVEGQTNQALIDRGNAVGVPFQPASFPIELFSLTGAKGTTMRIKVSDVGPILLSRILELNDTQTGVLAAIFKYAQDHDMPLTDFNDVKKLLSYLADGPGSEEIKDDYGKISTSSSGTILRKIVAIEQQGVAHIFGEKEFEIQDLFQKVDGKGVISLLNISDVQDQPVLFSTFLLSILAQLFKNLPEVGDLDQPKLVFFFDEAHLLFKDASKAFMTQVEQIVRLIRSKGIGVFFCTQSPTDIPETVLAQLGNRVQHALRAFTPNDAENLRKTVKTYPRSDFYEIDQVLTALGIGQALVTVLNEKGIPTEVVATHLVPARAVMGPADAATYDQIMKQSELYGKYQQREENRSAAEIVDEKTKTAVEQQEQLNREKEEAKEAKSTSRRQTPLEAAQKTATTTLAREGVKLLGKLASGLLTAFFKRK from the coding sequence ATGGCAGATAAAGAACAATTTATTGAAAAAGTAAAAGCATCTTATAGTCCAAAAGGAGCATTTATATATCTGGGTGCAGGTATTTTGAATGGTGAGATTTGTGCTGATGCCAAAGTTAATTTGGCTTTAAAGATGATGAACCGTCACGGTTTGATCGCTGGTGCTACCGGAACAGGAAAGACTCGTACGCTACAATTAATCGCAGAGCAATTATCTGATGCAGGAGTACCTGTTTTTATGTTAGATGTGAAAGGTGATTTATCAGGATTAGCCGTAGAAGGACAAACGAATCAAGCGCTTATTGATCGGGGAAATGCTGTTGGTGTTCCATTTCAGCCAGCAAGTTTCCCTATTGAGTTGTTTTCTTTAACAGGAGCAAAAGGCACGACGATGCGTATAAAAGTATCGGATGTAGGCCCTATTTTATTGTCGCGGATCTTAGAGTTAAATGATACACAAACAGGTGTTTTAGCAGCGATCTTTAAATATGCCCAAGATCACGATATGCCTTTGACCGATTTTAATGATGTCAAAAAACTATTAAGTTATCTTGCAGATGGCCCTGGCAGTGAAGAAATCAAAGATGATTATGGTAAAATTAGTACCTCTAGCTCTGGAACGATCTTACGTAAAATAGTCGCCATTGAACAACAAGGAGTGGCTCATATTTTTGGAGAGAAAGAATTTGAAATTCAAGATCTATTTCAAAAAGTAGATGGTAAAGGAGTCATCAGTTTATTGAATATCTCAGACGTACAAGATCAACCCGTATTATTTTCCACATTTTTATTAAGTATTTTAGCGCAACTGTTTAAAAACTTACCTGAAGTAGGGGATTTGGATCAACCTAAGTTGGTATTTTTCTTTGATGAAGCTCATTTGTTGTTTAAAGATGCTTCAAAAGCATTTATGACACAAGTGGAACAGATTGTTCGATTGATTCGGTCGAAAGGTATTGGTGTTTTCTTTTGTACCCAATCACCGACAGATATTCCAGAGACGGTTTTAGCACAATTGGGTAATCGTGTTCAACATGCATTGCGCGCTTTTACACCGAATGACGCTGAAAACTTACGGAAAACGGTCAAGACCTACCCAAGGTCAGATTTCTATGAAATTGATCAAGTATTAACCGCCTTAGGGATCGGTCAGGCCCTAGTTACTGTTTTGAATGAAAAAGGAATTCCAACAGAAGTTGTGGCAACACATCTTGTGCCTGCACGCGCGGTTATGGGACCTGCTGATGCAGCGACTTACGATCAAATTATGAAGCAATCTGAGTTGTATGGAAAATACCAACAACGAGAAGAAAATCGTTCGGCAGCTGAGATTGTTGACGAAAAAACAAAGACTGCTGTAGAGCAACAAGAACAGCTGAATCGAGAGAAAGAAGAAGCAAAAGAGGCAAAAAGTACATCGAGAAGACAGACACCACTGGAAGCCGCTCAAAAGACTGCAACAACAACCTTAGCACGAGAAGGTGTGAAGCTGTTAGGTAAATTGGCAAGTGGTTTGTTAACAGCATTCTTTAAGAGAAAGTAA
- a CDS encoding sugar phosphate nucleotidyltransferase, translating to MSKPTLLILAAGMASRYGSLKQIDAFGPHGETIIDYSIFDAINAGFGKVVFIIREEFLGKMREVFDEKLKGKIEVDYAFQDFDLKKFGIDREIERAKPWGTAHAVLSAKDHINEPFCVINADDFYGTDSYQKMAKFLTAEVSDQEMALMGFQVDNTLSDYGYVSRGVCVVSPSGHMESVTERTKIYYKELEGEKKIVFEEGDTITELDPLSRVSMNFWGFTPKVFAVAGEMFKNFVEKNSEDPKSEFFIPSVADYLVQTKQANFKVIPTSSKWFGVTYKEDKEIVQNSILKLIADGAYPEKLF from the coding sequence ATGAGTAAACCAACTTTATTAATTTTGGCAGCAGGAATGGCTAGCCGTTACGGATCATTGAAACAGATTGATGCCTTTGGCCCTCATGGCGAAACCATCATTGACTATTCTATTTTTGATGCTATCAATGCAGGATTTGGCAAAGTAGTATTTATTATTCGTGAAGAGTTTTTAGGTAAAATGCGTGAAGTTTTTGACGAAAAGTTAAAAGGTAAAATCGAAGTTGACTATGCTTTTCAAGATTTTGATTTAAAGAAATTCGGAATTGACCGCGAAATAGAACGTGCAAAACCATGGGGTACCGCTCATGCTGTATTGAGTGCAAAAGATCATATCAATGAGCCTTTTTGTGTGATCAATGCAGATGATTTTTATGGTACAGATTCTTACCAAAAAATGGCGAAATTTTTAACAGCTGAAGTTTCAGATCAAGAGATGGCTTTGATGGGATTTCAAGTTGATAATACGCTATCTGATTATGGATATGTTTCTAGAGGTGTTTGCGTGGTAAGTCCTTCTGGCCATATGGAAAGTGTGACCGAGCGTACAAAAATATACTACAAAGAACTTGAAGGAGAGAAGAAAATTGTTTTTGAAGAAGGAGATACGATCACAGAACTAGACCCACTTAGTCGTGTATCCATGAACTTCTGGGGATTTACACCTAAAGTTTTTGCTGTCGCAGGAGAAATGTTCAAAAATTTCGTTGAGAAAAATTCAGAAGATCCGAAATCAGAATTTTTTATCCCTTCGGTAGCAGATTATTTAGTACAAACCAAACAAGCTAACTTTAAAGTTATTCCAACATCATCGAAATGGTTCGGTGTAACTTACAAAGAAGATAAAGAAATTGTACAAAATTCTATTTTGAAATTAATTGCTGACGGAGCTTATCCTGAGAAATTATTTTAA
- a CDS encoding TIGR02117 family protein, translated as MIKVFKVLLYSIIALVLIVFVYWLSERILSRMSASREESTLPKTITVYVMSNGVHTDLVFPVKNEQMDWSALFPFSNTTGKDTTHRFVGIGWGDKGFYLNTPEWKDLKASTAFVAATGIGETALHVSYHKDVQENDLCFKHMIDTEQYQSLVNFVKESLDYDTQNKPILINTNAQYSDSDAFYEAKGSYSMFHSCNTWTNNALKKANMPAGIWATLDKGILSHYKK; from the coding sequence ATGATAAAAGTATTCAAAGTGTTGTTATATAGTATCATTGCTTTAGTTTTAATCGTTTTCGTCTATTGGTTGTCGGAGCGTATCCTCTCTCGAATGAGTGCCTCTAGAGAAGAATCAACCCTTCCTAAGACGATTACCGTCTATGTGATGTCCAATGGCGTTCATACAGATTTAGTATTTCCAGTCAAAAATGAACAGATGGATTGGTCTGCCTTATTTCCATTTAGTAATACGACAGGGAAAGATACTACGCATCGTTTTGTTGGTATTGGATGGGGAGATAAAGGATTCTATTTGAATACACCTGAATGGAAAGATCTAAAAGCTTCTACTGCTTTTGTGGCTGCTACAGGTATTGGAGAGACGGCACTCCATGTGAGCTATCATAAAGATGTCCAAGAAAATGATCTTTGCTTTAAGCATATGATCGATACAGAACAATATCAATCCCTGGTCAATTTTGTAAAAGAGAGCTTGGATTATGATACGCAAAATAAACCCATATTAATCAACACAAATGCCCAATACAGTGATTCCGATGCTTTTTATGAGGCTAAAGGATCTTACAGTATGTTTCATTCTTGTAACACCTGGACAAATAATGCGCTGAAGAAAGCGAATATGCCAGCCGGAATCTGGGCAACTTTAGATAAGGGAATATTGAGTCATTATAAAAAGTAA
- a CDS encoding helix-turn-helix transcriptional regulator, whose product MKNNIKINRVIKSYSQEQLASLVQVSRQTINALEAGKYVPSTVLSLKISKILEKTIEELFTLEESD is encoded by the coding sequence ATGAAGAATAATATTAAAATCAATCGGGTGATCAAAAGTTATTCACAAGAGCAGTTAGCGAGCTTAGTACAAGTAAGTCGGCAAACGATCAATGCATTAGAAGCAGGAAAGTATGTCCCATCTACAGTCTTATCCTTAAAGATTTCAAAAATATTAGAAAAAACTATAGAAGAGTTATTTACATTAGAAGAAAGTGATTAA
- the dnaK gene encoding molecular chaperone DnaK: MSKIIGIDLGTTNSCVAVMEGNEPVVIANNEGKRTTPSIVAFVEGGERKVGDPAKRQAITNPTKTVYSIKRFMGLSYDESIKEAQHVPYNVVKGDNNTPRVEIDDRKYTPQEISAMILQKMKKTAEDFLGQEVTEAVITVPAYFNDAQRQATKEAGEIAGLTVKRIINEPTAAALAYGLDKAHKDMKIVVFDCGGGTHDVSVLELGDGVFEVKSTDGDTHLGGDDFDNVIINWLNDEFKNENNGFDLKKDPMALQRLKEAAEKAKIELSSTTSTEVNLPYITADATGPKHLVRTLSRAKFESLAADLIKRTIDPCRSALKNAGFNTADIDEIILVGGSTRIPAIVDAVKAFFGKEPSKGVNPDEVVALGAAIQGGVLTGEVKDVLLLDVTPLSLGIETMGGVMTKLIEANTTIPTKKSETFSTASDNQPSVEIHILQGERPMAAQNRTIGRFHLNDIPSAPRGVPQIEVTFDIDANGIIKVSAKDKATGKEQNIRIEASSGLSDEEIKKMKEEAEANAEADQKMKEEADKINAADALVFSTEKQLKEYGDKISADKKAPIEEGLVKLKAAYEARNFADIDTVSAALQNAWNAASEEMYAASQGGSQPQGDAQPNNGGAQQGGDDVTDVEYEEVK; the protein is encoded by the coding sequence ATGTCTAAAATAATAGGAATCGACTTAGGTACGACCAATTCATGTGTTGCTGTAATGGAAGGTAACGAACCGGTAGTTATTGCTAACAATGAAGGTAAACGTACAACACCTTCTATCGTTGCTTTTGTTGAAGGTGGAGAGCGTAAAGTTGGTGATCCAGCAAAGCGTCAAGCGATCACAAATCCAACTAAAACTGTTTATTCTATCAAACGTTTCATGGGTTTATCATACGATGAATCTATCAAAGAAGCACAACACGTACCATACAATGTGGTAAAAGGCGACAATAATACACCTCGTGTAGAAATTGACGACCGTAAATATACTCCGCAAGAGATTTCAGCAATGATTCTTCAAAAAATGAAGAAAACTGCAGAAGATTTCTTAGGTCAAGAAGTAACAGAAGCGGTTATTACAGTTCCTGCATACTTTAACGATGCACAACGTCAAGCAACGAAAGAAGCTGGTGAAATCGCTGGTTTAACAGTAAAACGTATTATCAACGAGCCTACTGCTGCAGCGTTAGCGTACGGTTTAGATAAAGCACATAAAGACATGAAAATTGTTGTGTTTGACTGTGGTGGTGGTACACATGACGTTTCTGTATTGGAATTAGGTGACGGTGTATTTGAAGTAAAATCTACGGATGGTGATACGCACTTAGGTGGTGATGACTTTGATAATGTAATCATCAACTGGTTAAACGATGAGTTTAAAAACGAAAACAATGGCTTTGACTTGAAAAAAGATCCAATGGCATTGCAACGTTTGAAAGAAGCTGCAGAGAAAGCTAAAATTGAATTATCAAGTACGACTTCTACAGAAGTAAACTTACCCTATATTACTGCTGATGCTACAGGTCCTAAACACTTAGTACGTACATTATCTCGTGCTAAATTTGAGAGTTTAGCTGCTGACTTGATCAAACGTACAATTGATCCTTGTCGTTCGGCTTTGAAAAATGCTGGATTCAATACAGCTGATATTGACGAAATCATTTTAGTAGGTGGTTCTACTCGTATCCCTGCAATCGTTGATGCAGTAAAAGCATTTTTCGGAAAAGAGCCTTCAAAAGGTGTTAACCCGGATGAAGTTGTTGCATTAGGTGCTGCTATCCAAGGTGGTGTATTGACAGGTGAAGTGAAAGACGTGTTATTATTAGACGTTACTCCTTTATCTTTAGGTATCGAGACAATGGGTGGTGTGATGACTAAATTGATTGAAGCAAATACAACTATTCCGACAAAAAAATCGGAAACATTCTCAACTGCTTCAGACAACCAACCATCAGTAGAAATTCATATCTTACAAGGTGAGCGTCCAATGGCTGCTCAGAACCGTACAATTGGCCGTTTCCACTTGAATGATATTCCTTCTGCTCCTCGTGGTGTACCTCAAATTGAAGTAACTTTCGATATTGATGCCAATGGTATCATTAAGGTTTCTGCGAAAGATAAAGCAACTGGAAAAGAGCAAAATATTCGTATCGAAGCTTCATCTGGTTTATCTGACGAAGAAATCAAAAAAATGAAAGAAGAAGCGGAAGCAAATGCGGAAGCGGATCAAAAAATGAAAGAAGAAGCAGATAAAATTAATGCTGCTGATGCATTAGTATTCTCAACTGAAAAACAATTGAAAGAATACGGAGATAAAATCTCTGCAGATAAAAAAGCGCCTATCGAAGAAGGATTAGTAAAATTGAAAGCTGCATATGAAGCTAGAAACTTTGCTGATATCGATACTGTTTCTGCAGCATTACAAAATGCTTGGAACGCTGCTTCTGAAGAAATGTATGCTGCTTCTCAAGGTGGTTCACAACCTCAAGGTGACGCGCAACCAAACAATGGTGGTGCTCAACAAGGTGGTGATGACGTAACTGACGTAGAATACGAAGAAGTTAAATAA
- a CDS encoding thioredoxin family protein produces the protein MKFEEYIAYFESILADPSQYQAYQDEEYLNFTKLNWSRMNRWLKKFEPTTEASSFINRIQTKQHWILITEPWCGDAAHSVPVIYQMVKNNPNIELDIQLRDAEPFLIDQYLTNGGKSIPKLIIRDEQGQDIAVWGPRPQGCADLFLKMKEQGAEFNEIKEEIQKWYNQDKGVAIQQELVQILS, from the coding sequence ATGAAATTCGAAGAATATATTGCTTATTTTGAATCTATTTTAGCCGATCCAAGTCAGTATCAAGCTTATCAAGATGAAGAGTACTTGAATTTTACAAAGCTGAATTGGTCGAGAATGAATCGTTGGCTGAAAAAATTTGAACCAACTACAGAAGCAAGTTCTTTTATCAATCGCATTCAGACGAAACAACATTGGATTTTGATTACAGAACCTTGGTGTGGTGATGCCGCACATTCCGTTCCCGTTATTTATCAAATGGTAAAAAATAATCCGAATATCGAGCTTGATATACAATTACGTGATGCTGAACCGTTTCTCATTGATCAGTATTTGACAAATGGAGGTAAATCGATCCCCAAATTGATTATCCGTGATGAACAAGGTCAGGATATTGCCGTGTGGGGACCGCGACCACAAGGATGTGCAGATTTATTTTTAAAGATGAAGGAGCAAGGAGCTGAATTCAATGAAATAAAAGAAGAAATCCAAAAATGGTATAATCAAGATAAAGGTGTAGCTATTCAACAAGAATTAGTACAGATCTTATCTTAG
- a CDS encoding GLPGLI family protein, translating into MTRLLTIILILFVTDSFAQHSYFAPKGIIHFERVVYTKARMREMMSSLNKDNRGVMFRGNIDEMPESSTSNFTLQFDETQTLMEPSESTSDGSPKQTDIRIRTANTTARGNMGGGGQGRRQGQGSNNNRSRGGMQGTRITDKIYYQNLKTKESEIQLQLDEKIVIKDSLPDVTWRFTDEFRTIAGYECRRVNGATKDSLYVIAFYTEEIPASGGPVLVGGLPGMILGLVIPEMHINYWATSVTFTNDTISGSWKEKKVKEMTSAEFFKLLSGTVFGGRGNNQAQQKRQMLEQMIY; encoded by the coding sequence ATGACTAGACTATTGACCATTATCTTGATCTTGTTTGTAACAGATTCATTTGCGCAGCATTCGTATTTCGCTCCAAAAGGTATTATTCATTTTGAAAGAGTTGTCTATACGAAAGCAAGAATGCGTGAAATGATGTCTAGTCTCAACAAGGACAATAGAGGAGTGATGTTTAGAGGAAACATCGATGAGATGCCAGAAAGTTCGACATCAAATTTCACCTTACAATTTGACGAAACTCAAACCTTAATGGAACCGAGTGAGTCTACATCAGACGGAAGCCCTAAGCAGACGGATATTCGTATACGTACAGCAAATACAACTGCTCGTGGCAATATGGGAGGTGGTGGTCAAGGAAGGAGACAAGGACAAGGCAGCAACAATAATCGCTCTAGAGGTGGCATGCAAGGTACTCGGATAACGGATAAAATCTATTATCAAAACTTGAAAACCAAAGAATCGGAAATACAGCTTCAATTGGATGAAAAAATAGTGATTAAAGACTCTCTTCCAGATGTTACTTGGCGATTTACAGATGAATTCCGAACAATCGCTGGCTACGAATGTAGGCGGGTCAATGGAGCAACAAAGGATTCATTATATGTCATTGCCTTCTATACAGAAGAGATTCCTGCATCAGGAGGGCCAGTGCTCGTTGGAGGACTCCCCGGGATGATATTAGGTCTTGTAATACCAGAAATGCACATTAATTATTGGGCGACATCCGTAACATTTACCAATGATACTATATCTGGGTCATGGAAAGAAAAAAAAGTGAAAGAAATGACGTCTGCTGAATTTTTTAAGCTTTTATCGGGAACAGTATTTGGAGGAAGGGGTAATAATCAGGCGCAACAAAAAAGACAAATGTTAGAACAGATGATCTATTAG